In Brienomyrus brachyistius isolate T26 chromosome 14, BBRACH_0.4, whole genome shotgun sequence, the following proteins share a genomic window:
- the LOC125707700 gene encoding xanthine dehydrogenase/oxidase-like: MVNCLNPQYMISTYTVIKQEMPDPANIDIGVSMEGELLFFVNGKKIVERNAEPEMTLLTYLRTKLGLTGTKLGCAEGGCGACTVMISRFNPHLNRILHHAVNACLAPVCSLHHSAVTTVEGIGSVATQVHPVQERIAKVHGSQCGFCTPGIVMSMYALLRNRPQPSKLDIEEAFQGNLCRCTGYRPILEGYKTFAIDGGCCGRKGKENDCCMNREAKDGGSVSQLYDPSEFKPLDPTQEVIFPPELSRLAKQENKKLQFKGERVVWIQPSCLTELLDLKAKYPEAKLVVGNTEVGIEMKFKNMLYPVILAPAVIPELTVVQHTRNGILFGAACTLTQLEEVLRSSVDDLLPYQTEVLHAILEQLRWFAGRQIRNVAAIGGNIMTASPISDLSPVFMAAGCKLTVVSKGGKRVLQMDDQFFPRYRKTALKPEEILLSIEIPYTRKGQYFSAFKQSLRREDDIAIVTCGMNVIFEEETNTVRHLQLSYGGMAPTTILAKETCKMLIGRKWNENLLEEACSLLSKEMTLDPSAPGGSVTYRRTLTISLFFKFFLTVQRKLAGDLKGQGIILEDVRPDYVSATELFHKEFPSCSQVYQAVPPGQNEEDVVGRPIMHLSALKQATGEAVYCDDIPHYKNELFLALVTSTTAHGQILSIDSEEAMSSPGVVTFLTAKDIPGSNLTGHAVYDETVLADGMVTCVGHIVGAIVADTQAHAQRAAKSVKIFYKELKPIVTIQEAIECKSFYQPVRSIKKGNLKEGFKEADLILEGEIHIGGQEHFYLEANCSLALPRGEDGEMELFVSTQSATKTQQLVAKVLGVPANRIVCRVKRMGGSFGGKESRSTLLSTVVALAAHKLKTPVRCMLDRDEDMLITGGRHPFLGRYKVGFMKTGKVIALEVTYYCNAGNSTDLSLSILERALFHMENCYNIPHIHGTGYMCRTNLPSNTAFRGFGGPQGMMVAESWICDVAMACGLPAEEVRKLNLYEEGDLTPFNQHLEQFTISRCWEECLVLAKYHCRRTQIEQFNRQHRWKKRGISVIPTKFGISFTAIFLNQAGALVHIYTDGSVLVTHGGTEMGQGLHTKMVQVASRALGIPDSMIHITETSTNTVPNTSPTAASVSSDLNGMAIYNACQTLIQRLEPYRTKNPQGTWKDWVTAAYLDRVNLSANGFYKTPDLGYNFETNQGRPFNYFSYGVACSEVEIDCLTGDHKNLHTTIVMDVGKSLNPAIDIGQVEGAFMQGVGLFTLEELRYSPQGILLTRGPGMYKIPAFSDIPTEFKVSLLRDAPNEKAIFSSKAVGEPPLFLAASVFYAIKDAITAARAESGLNGPFRLDSPASAERIRVACEDKFIKMCPPPEAGTFRPWAVQV, translated from the exons ATGGTGAACTGTTTAAATCCACAGTATATGATAAGCACTTATACGGTGATTAAGCAAGAAATGCCGGATCCAGCTAACATCGACATTGGTGTTTCAATGGAAGGCGAATTACTTTTCTTTGTGAATGGGAAAAAG ATTGTGGAACGCAATGCAGAGCCAGAGATGACGCTCCTGACGTACCTCCGGACAAAAT TGGGACTGACTGGGACCAAGCTGGGGTGTGCGGAAGGGGGATGTGGGGCCTGCACTGTGATGATCTCCAGGTTCAACCCACACCTGAACAGAATCCT TCACCATGCAGTCAATGCCTGCTTGGCTCCAGTCTGCTCGCTGCATCACAGTGCTGTCACCACTGTGGAGGGAATTGGCAGCGTGGCCACCCAAGTACACCCAGTACAG GAGCGGATTGCCAAGGTCCATGGCTCACAATGTGGATTTTGCACACCAGGAATCGTCATGTCCATGTACGCCCTGTTGAGGAACAGACCTCAGCCTTCCAAACTAGACATTGAGGAGGCATTTCAAG GTAATTTGTGCCGTTGTACTGGATATAGGCCAATACTGGAGGGGTACAAGACGTTTGCCATT GACGGTGGCTGCTGTGGAAGAAAAGGAAAAGAGAATGATTGCTGCATGAACAGAGAAGCCAAAGAT GGAGGTTCTGTCTCACAGCTGTATGACCCCTCTGAGTTCAAGCCTTTGGACCCAACGCAGGAGGTCATATTTCCTCCTGAGCTTTCa CGCTTAGCCAAACAGGAAAATAAGAAACTGCAATTTAAAGGCGAGCGAGTGGTATGGATCCAACCCAGCTGCCTGACAGAGCTGCTGGACCTGAAGGCGAAATACCCAGAAGCAAAGCTGGTTGTGGGCAATACAGAAGTTG GTATTGAAATGAAATTCAAGAATATGCTGTATCCTGTGATACTCGCTCCTGCCGTCATCCCTGAGCTCACCGTTGTCCAACATACGAGAAATG GGATCTTATTTGGTGCGGCCTGTACCCTCACCCAACTGGAAGAGGTGCTTCGCAGCTCTGTAGACGACCTCCTGCCTTACCAGACGGAAGTTCTTCATGCCATACTGGAGCAGCTACGGTGGTTCGCCGGACGGCAAATTCGAAACGTGGCG GCTATAGGGGGCAATATAATGACAGCCAGTCCCATCTCTGATCTCAGCCCTGTGTTCATGGCAGCCGGCTGTAAGCTAACAGTCGTATCTAAAG GAGGGAAACGAGTCCTACAGATGGATGACCAATTTTTCCCAAGATACCGAAAAACAGCCTTAAAACCGGAAGAGATTCTGTTATCCATTGAAATTCCTTACACAAGGAAA GGTCAGTACTTCTCGGCATTTAAGCAATCCCTACGCCGTGAGGATGACATCGCCATTGTGACCTGTGGCATGAATGTCATTTTTGAGGAGGAGACAAACACCGTCAGGCACCTCCAGCTCAGCTATGGAGGAATGGCACCCACCACCATCCTGGCCAAGGAGACCTGCAAGATGCTAATTGGGAG GAAGTGGAATGAGAATCTCCTTGAGGAAGCCTGCAGCCTCTTATCCAAGGAGATGACCCTTGACCCCTCAGCCCCTGGTGGTTCTGTCACCTACAGACGCACACTGACCATCAGCCTCTTTTTCAAGTTCTTCCTCACCGTCCAGCGTAAGCTGGCAGGAGACTTAAAGGGGCAG GGGATTATTTTGGAAGATGTCCGACCAGACTACGTCAGTGCCACTGAGCTTTTCCACAAAGAGTTTCCCTCCTGTTCTCAGGTCTACCAG GCAGTGCCCCCAGGGCAGAATGAAGAGGATGTCGTAGgtcgacccatcatgcacctcTCTGCCCTGAAACAAGCCACTGGTGAGGCAGTGTACTGTGATGACATCCCACACTACAAGAATGAGCTTTTCCTGGCGCTGGTCACCAGCACCACAGCACACGGCCAGATTCT GTCCATTGACTCCGAAGAGGCCATGTCATCACCTGGCGTCGTCACCTTCCTCACTGCTAAGGACATCCCTGGTAGCAACCTGACAGGACATGCAGTTTATGATGAGACAGTTCTGGCTGATGGGATG GTCACATGTGTCGGACACATAGTGGGGGCCATTGTTGCTGATACACAGGCCCATGCTCAAAGAGCTGCAAAGTCAGTGAAGATCTTCTACAAAGAGCTGAAGCCTATCGTCACAATTCAG GAGGCAATTGAATGTAAATCATTTTATCAACCAGTGAGATCAATTAAGAAAGGGAACCTCAAGGAAGGATTTAAAGAGGCAGATCTCATTCTGGAAG GAGAGATACATATTGGGGGACAGGAGCATTTTTACCTGGAGGCCAACTGCTCTCTGGCTCTTCCCAGAGGAGAGGATGGGGAAATGGAGCTGTTTGTCTCAACACAATCTGCTACCAAGACTCAG CAACTTGTTGCCAAGGTGCTGGGAGTCCCAGCCAATCGGATCGTCTgcagagtgaaaaggatggggggcagctttGGAGGGAAGGAGTCTAGGAGCACACTGCTTTCAACAGTGGTGGCGCTAGCGGCTCATAA ATTAAAAACCCCTGTCCGCTGCATGCTGGACCGAGACGAAGACATGCTTATCACTGGGGGCCGTCACCCATTCCTGGGACGCTATAAG GTCGGCTTCATGAAGACCGGTAAAGTAATTGCCCTGGAAGTGACATATTACTGCAACGCAGGGAATTCTACGGATCTGTCACTATCA attttggAAAGGGCTCTGTTTCACATGGAGAACTGCTACAATATTCCTCATATCCATGGAACAGGATATATGTGCCGGACGAACTTGCCCTCCAACACCGCATTCCGTGGGTTCGGGGGACCCCAGGGCATGATGGTAGCTGAGAGCTGGATATGTGATGTGGCGATGGCCTGTGGCCTACCTGCTGAGGAA GTTCGGAAACTGAACCTTTATGAAGAGGGAGATCTAACACCTTTCAATCAGCATCTGGAGCAATTTACTATCAGCCGCTGCTGGGAAGAGTGCCTGGTCCTCGCAAAGTATCACTGTCGTAGGACACAAATAGAGCAGTTTAACAG ACAACATCGCTGGAAGAAAAGAGGGATTTCTGTAATACCCACCAAGTTTGGAATTAGCTTCACCGCTATTTTCCTCAATCAG GCAGGAGCCCTGGTCCACATATACACCGATGGCTCCGTCCTCGTAACACATGGTGGCACTGAGATGGGGCAGGGACTACACACCAAAATGGTCCAG GTGGCTAGTCGGGCCCTGGGCATCCCAGACTCTATGATCCACATCACAGAGACCAGCACTAATACTGTGCCCAACACCAGTCCCACTGCAGCATCAGTCTCCTCAGATCTCAATGGCATGGCCATCTAT AATGCCTGCCAGACTTTGATCCAGCGTCTAGAACCCTACAGAACCAAGAACCCTCAGGGTACCTGGAAAGATTGG GTGACAGCAGCATATCTAGACAGAGTCAATTTATCAGCAAATGGCTtttacaa GACACCTGATTTGGGTTATAACTTCGAGACCAATCAAGGACGGCCATTCAACTACTTCAGCTATGGTGTGGCTTGTTCAGAAGTTGAAATCGATTGTCTAACTGGAGATCACAAG AACCTTCACACCACCATCGTCATGGATGTTGGCAAGAGTCTGAACCCAGCTATTGATATTGGGCAG GTGGAAGGAGCGTTCATGCAGGGGGTGGGTCTCTTTACCCTGGAAGAGCTTCGCTACTCCCCCCAGGGCATCCTTCTCACTCGTGGGCCAGGCATGTACAAAATTCCAGCCTTCAGTGATATTCCCACGGAGTTCAAGGTGTCTCTCCTCAGGGATGCCCCCAATGAAAAGGCCATTTTCTCTTCGAAG GCTGTAGGGGAACCACCACTCTTTCTGGCAGCCTCCGTTTTTTACGCCATTAAGGATGCCATCACTGCCGCTAGGGCAGAGTCAGGACTCAATGGCCCTTTTCGACTGGACAGTCCTGCCAGTGCAGAAAGGATACGAGTTGCCTGTGAAGACAAGTTCATCAAAATG TGTCCCCCTCCAGAGGCAGGGACCTTCCGTCCATGggcagtgcaggtgtga
- the LOC125708017 gene encoding dnaJ homolog subfamily C member 27-like: protein METNLQKRRETKSLRVKVISLGNAEVGKSCIIKRYCEKRFVPKYLATIGIDYGVTKVQVRDREMKVNIFDMAGHPFFYEVRNEFYKDSQGVILVYDVGLKESFDSLDGWLDEMKQEIGSQTNMENIVFVVCANKVDLAKRRVVDESEGRLWAESRGFFYFETSAQSGEGINEMFQAFFSSITDMCENGGKRPVMEASLGFTREQADTIRRIRSSKDSWDMLGVKPGATKEEINKAYRKLAVLLHPDKCMAPGSEDAFKSVVNARTSLLKNIK, encoded by the exons ATGGAGACCAATTTACAGAAGAGACGGGAAACTAAATCCCTCCGTGTGAAAGTCATCAGCTTGGGAAATGCAGAGGTGGGAAAG AGTTGCATTATTAAACGGTACTGTGAAAAGAGGTTCGTACCTAAATACCTCGCCACAATCGGCATAGACTACGGTGTTACAAA AGTTCAAGTTCGGGACCGTGAGATGAAAGTCAATATTTTTGACATGGCAGGGCATCCCTTCTTTTATGAG GTACGgaatgaattttacaaggacTCCCAGGGAGTCATCCTGGTGTACGACGTGGGGCTGAAGGAGAGCTTTGACTCCCTGGATGGCTGGCTGGATGAAATGAAGCAGGAGATTGGCTCTCAAACGAACATGGAGAACATCGTCTTTGTAGTGTGCGCTAATAAG GTGGATCTGGCAAAGCGACGAGTGGTGGATGAGAGCGAGGGCCGACTGTGGGCAGAGAGCAGGGGATTCTTCTACTTTGAGACCTCAGCACAGAGTGGAGAGGGCATCAATGAGATGTTCCAG GCCTTCTTTTCTTCTATCACAGACATGTGTGAGAATGGGGGCAAACGGcccgtaatggaggccagcctGGGCTTCACCAGGGAGCAGGCTGATACCATCCGCAGGATCCGTAGTAGCAAAGACAGCTGGGATATGCTTGGGGTCAAGCCCGGTGCCACCAA GGAGGAGATCAACAAAGCGTACAGAAAGCTGGCTGTATTGCTGCACCCAGACAAATGCATGGCTCCGGGTAGTGAGGATGCCTTTAAGTCTGTGGTGAATGCTCGTACTTCACTTCTGAAGAACATCAAGTAG